Proteins from a single region of Acidianus ambivalens:
- the moaA gene encoding GTP 3',8-cyclase MoaA, translating to MKDRFGRDLEDLRITLTHACNFSCFFCHMEGEGNENLSGLPLRDILLVAKASKDFGIKYIKLTGGEPTLRRDLIEIVKSLKSLGFEISMTTNGVLLPKLATKLKEAGLSRVNISLHALDRETFKKITGVDALDKVLEGIKSAINANLRPVKLNFVVNKMNINEVKKIIDFSEKLGIDELHLIEMHPVGLGKSSFSYHENLNIIEDYLKKNSTKVTIRNKHFRPRYYLNSGLVVEVVKPYANPIFCAGCNRIRLTVDGKLKTCLYREDKVIDISGILKSNLSEDDKLELIKEAFKLAIAIREPNFKYTL from the coding sequence ATGAAGGACAGATTTGGAAGAGACCTTGAGGACTTAAGAATTACGCTTACCCATGCATGTAATTTTTCTTGTTTTTTCTGTCATATGGAAGGTGAAGGGAACGAAAATTTATCGGGATTACCTTTACGCGATATACTACTCGTAGCCAAGGCTTCTAAAGATTTTGGGATAAAATACATAAAATTAACAGGAGGAGAACCTACTTTACGAAGAGATTTAATAGAGATCGTTAAAAGCTTGAAATCTTTGGGTTTTGAAATTTCCATGACCACTAATGGCGTTTTACTTCCTAAACTAGCTACTAAATTAAAAGAAGCAGGATTATCTAGAGTCAACATTAGTCTTCACGCATTAGATAGGGAAACTTTTAAGAAAATTACTGGAGTCGACGCTCTAGATAAGGTTTTAGAAGGAATAAAATCTGCTATTAATGCTAATCTTAGACCTGTAAAATTAAACTTTGTTGTAAATAAAATGAATATTAATGAAGTAAAAAAGATCATAGATTTTTCAGAGAAACTAGGGATAGATGAATTACATTTAATAGAAATGCATCCTGTAGGGTTAGGCAAATCTTCGTTTTCATATCACGAGAATTTAAATATAATAGAGGATTATCTAAAGAAGAATTCAACAAAAGTAACAATAAGGAATAAGCATTTTAGGCCTAGATATTATTTAAATTCTGGCTTAGTAGTAGAGGTAGTAAAACCTTATGCTAATCCAATATTTTGTGCTGGATGCAATAGAATAAGACTTACAGTAGATGGCAAGTTAAAAACATGTTTATATAGAGAAGATAAGGTAATTGATATTTCTGGAATACTTAAATCGAACTTGTCAGAAGACGATAAATTAGAACTAATAAAAGAGGCATTTAAGTTAGCAATAGCTATTAGAGAGCCAAATTTTAAATATACATTATGA
- a CDS encoding M24 family metallopeptidase, with translation MMRLKKLEELSQKYNNSCIIISGDPNVYYFTNYKGAGSIIYCDGVATLLAPLLEENRAREISGLDVKIYYPSNIANGILVGSLSDILPKLITKNTVALDINWSTVNVYRLLSSKYNLIDISKDISEMRSIKDDEELEKIKKSGEITSEAMKVSMEKILEGEITEKQLSGIIDYTMKASGAEDYAFPSIVAAGKNSSFPHHIPTDKKILENDNVVVDIGAKFDGYCFDSTRTFNVKGEVRKIYEIVLEAQLEAIDAVTSGVNASEIDKIARKVIEKYGYGRYFVHSTGHGVGIEVHESPYISFNSNDVLKKNMVITVEPGIYIKDKFGVRIEDTLIVTNGKPEVLETAYKLL, from the coding sequence ATTATGAGACTCAAAAAGCTTGAAGAGCTCTCTCAAAAATATAATAATTCATGCATAATAATAAGTGGAGATCCTAATGTTTATTATTTTACTAATTATAAAGGAGCAGGTAGTATAATATATTGTGACGGAGTTGCGACACTTTTAGCACCTCTATTAGAGGAGAATAGAGCCAGAGAAATAAGCGGGCTAGACGTTAAAATATATTATCCAAGTAATATAGCTAATGGGATTCTTGTAGGCTCCTTATCAGATATTTTACCTAAGTTAATTACTAAGAATACTGTAGCATTAGATATTAACTGGTCTACTGTTAACGTTTATAGGCTTTTATCCTCAAAATATAATTTAATTGATATATCAAAAGACATTTCTGAAATGCGTAGTATTAAAGACGATGAAGAATTGGAAAAAATAAAGAAATCTGGAGAAATAACTTCAGAAGCAATGAAGGTTAGTATGGAGAAAATTCTAGAAGGTGAAATAACTGAAAAACAGCTATCTGGAATAATAGATTATACTATGAAAGCCAGTGGTGCTGAAGATTACGCTTTTCCTTCAATAGTAGCAGCAGGTAAAAATTCCTCTTTCCCTCATCATATTCCTACAGATAAGAAAATCCTAGAAAATGATAATGTAGTTGTAGATATAGGAGCAAAATTTGATGGATACTGTTTTGATAGCACAAGAACCTTTAATGTTAAAGGCGAAGTAAGGAAAATCTATGAGATAGTTTTAGAGGCTCAATTAGAGGCAATAGATGCAGTAACTTCTGGAGTAAATGCTTCAGAAATAGATAAGATTGCAAGAAAAGTTATTGAAAAATATGGATATGGAAGATATTTTGTTCATTCTACTGGTCACGGAGTTGGTATAGAAGTTCATGAATCTCCTTATATATCGTTTAATTCTAACGATGTACTAAAGAAAAACATGGTAATAACTGTAGAGCCCGGCATATACATTAAAGATAAGTTCGGAGTACGGATAGAGGATACATTAATAGTAACAAACGGTAAACCCGAGGTTTTAGAAACGGCTTATAAGCTTTTGTAA
- a CDS encoding DUF7343 domain-containing protein, translating to MKGRDRILSILKERGSLPQTELVKISGMSKSRVSEILNELEKEGIIFRKQLVGKNLIVSLNETKFLRLGIINAAEYPFIIPFIKKLREKGIEVEVKIYDNGLQVTKDLVLGKIDMGFSPVISQIIFSKIFDIKIIAGGAKGGAGIVGESCNIGSTVMSSMETWTLAEVKNANIIPFNSPQELVKNFETKKVPAIAIWEPYLSILESKGHKVTHVFEPNHCCTLAIRSSLEDEEKIKEIYEDAFSWFLSSKDRWISDYSNLLGEDYNIMKKASERYYFDSYLDLKEVYKNLKKMNIYIPA from the coding sequence ATGAAAGGAAGAGATAGAATTCTTAGTATTCTTAAAGAGAGAGGATCATTACCTCAAACTGAGTTAGTTAAGATTTCTGGAATGTCAAAAAGTAGAGTATCTGAAATACTTAATGAATTAGAAAAAGAAGGAATAATATTCAGGAAACAATTAGTTGGAAAAAATCTTATAGTATCGTTAAATGAAACGAAATTTCTCAGGCTAGGAATTATAAATGCTGCAGAATATCCTTTTATTATTCCATTTATAAAAAAACTTAGAGAAAAAGGAATAGAAGTTGAAGTAAAAATTTACGACAATGGCCTTCAAGTTACTAAAGATTTAGTCCTAGGTAAAATAGACATGGGATTTTCGCCAGTTATTTCGCAAATAATATTTTCAAAAATATTTGATATAAAAATTATAGCAGGAGGTGCAAAGGGAGGTGCAGGAATAGTAGGCGAATCGTGCAATATAGGTTCTACAGTAATGTCTAGTATGGAAACATGGACTCTAGCAGAAGTAAAGAATGCTAATATAATTCCTTTTAATTCTCCACAAGAGTTAGTTAAAAATTTTGAAACAAAAAAAGTTCCGGCAATAGCTATTTGGGAGCCTTATTTATCTATACTTGAATCTAAAGGACATAAAGTAACTCATGTATTTGAACCAAATCACTGTTGTACATTAGCTATAAGAAGCTCTTTAGAAGATGAGGAAAAAATAAAAGAGATATATGAAGATGCATTTTCCTGGTTTTTATCTTCAAAAGATAGATGGATTTCGGATTATTCCAATTTATTAGGTGAGGATTACAATATAATGAAAAAAGCATCTGAAAGATATTACTTCGATAGCTATTTAGATTTAAAAGAAGTTTACAAAAATTTGAAAAAAATGAATATATATATTCCGGCTTAA
- the trxA gene encoding thioredoxin, which yields MSEIESLIKEIAEKLQKRAESIKSPKYEPESVSEDKFDEILSKNKVVVIDCWADWCAPCHLYEPIFKKVAEKYKDKAFFGRLNVDENQKLADKYNVLNIPTTLIFVDGQLKDSLVGAVDENTLEDTIKKYIS from the coding sequence TTGAGCGAAATTGAGTCCTTAATAAAGGAGATTGCTGAGAAGTTACAGAAAAGGGCAGAAAGTATAAAATCACCGAAATATGAGCCAGAAAGCGTCAGTGAAGATAAATTTGACGAAATTCTTTCTAAAAATAAAGTTGTAGTAATTGACTGTTGGGCTGACTGGTGTGCTCCCTGCCATTTATATGAACCAATATTTAAGAAAGTGGCAGAAAAATATAAGGATAAAGCATTCTTTGGAAGGCTTAACGTTGATGAAAACCAGAAGCTTGCAGATAAATATAATGTTCTGAATATACCAACTACACTAATTTTCGTTGATGGGCAATTAAAGGATTCTCTAGTTGGAGCAGTTGATGAAAATACTTTAGAGGATACTATTAAAAAATATATATCGTGA
- a CDS encoding class I adenylate-forming enzyme family protein, which produces MSLATVLYEWYKKNPSKTFLGGDRSLTYQQVVDEVRRTASLISPGETVAHIMFNSTRSVINYLSVYWAGGKVVAIDPLTSAEDLKFILEDSQPSLVLTDHEVYEREKNVLKDYKVIIDSADGGYEQTSPYEYREDEVGLIYYYAGIAGRTMQVLHSAERVELNSASLYKALGVKDISSILTVPLAHVLGNSVLGVTLEAGGFMYILRKFDPKEIISAIDKFSINYLATVPMVYDALAKEKEGNLDSLRLCISTAAPLFPSTIKAFKERFNKDIVQQYGFTEGLVITYQPPEFSQVISIGKPLPNAEVKVVKDNGEEAKIGETGELWVKAPWLMLGYKDEEETKRVFEREWLKTGDLVSMDEKGLLYFKGVKKRMLKYKGYPIFPRDLEEILLTHPLVKEAYVYGEDAGNLGTHPVAKVIVKEHKEGLEDELLNYVNQRVAFYKRLKKVYIVDKIERN; this is translated from the coding sequence ATGAGCTTAGCAACAGTCCTTTATGAATGGTATAAGAAAAATCCTTCCAAGACATTTTTAGGAGGGGATAGAAGTTTAACATACCAACAAGTTGTTGATGAAGTTAGAAGAACTGCATCATTAATCTCTCCTGGCGAAACAGTTGCACATATAATGTTTAACTCAACTAGATCTGTAATAAATTATTTAAGCGTTTACTGGGCCGGAGGAAAAGTAGTAGCAATAGATCCCTTAACCTCAGCAGAAGATTTAAAATTCATTTTAGAAGATTCTCAGCCTTCATTAGTTTTGACTGATCATGAAGTATACGAAAGGGAAAAGAACGTATTAAAGGACTATAAAGTGATAATAGACTCCGCCGATGGCGGTTATGAGCAAACTTCACCATATGAATATAGAGAAGATGAAGTTGGCTTGATTTATTATTATGCCGGAATAGCAGGAAGGACTATGCAAGTATTACATAGCGCAGAAAGAGTTGAATTAAATTCTGCATCCCTTTATAAGGCCCTAGGAGTTAAGGATATCTCTAGTATATTAACTGTGCCATTGGCTCATGTACTGGGTAACAGCGTTTTAGGAGTAACTTTGGAAGCAGGTGGATTTATGTACATTTTGAGAAAATTTGATCCTAAAGAAATAATATCAGCAATAGATAAGTTCTCAATAAACTATTTAGCAACAGTACCCATGGTTTACGACGCATTAGCTAAAGAGAAAGAAGGTAATCTAGATAGTTTAAGACTCTGTATTAGTACAGCAGCACCATTATTCCCATCAACAATAAAGGCTTTCAAGGAGAGATTTAATAAGGATATAGTACAACAATATGGATTTACAGAAGGATTAGTAATAACGTATCAGCCTCCTGAATTTTCTCAGGTAATAAGCATAGGTAAACCCTTACCTAATGCTGAAGTAAAAGTAGTTAAGGATAATGGAGAAGAGGCAAAAATTGGAGAAACTGGAGAATTATGGGTAAAAGCTCCATGGCTTATGTTAGGATACAAAGATGAGGAAGAAACTAAAAGAGTATTTGAAAGAGAATGGCTAAAAACTGGAGATCTAGTTAGCATGGATGAAAAAGGGTTACTTTATTTCAAAGGTGTGAAAAAGAGAATGCTGAAATATAAGGGGTATCCGATTTTCCCTAGAGATTTAGAGGAAATTTTACTCACTCATCCATTAGTAAAGGAAGCATATGTTTACGGCGAAGACGCTGGAAATCTAGGCACTCACCCTGTAGCTAAAGTTATAGTTAAAGAGCATAAAGAAGGTCTTGAAGACGAATTACTTAATTATGTTAACCAAAGAGTTGCATTTTATAAGAGGCTAAAGAAAGTATATATAGTGGATAAAATTGAGCGAAATTGA
- a CDS encoding ATP-binding cassette domain-containing protein, with the protein MTIEAKIVKKLGNFYLNAQIKEQGIVCITGKNGSGKTTFLRSLAGFLNIDEGYVKINNVDVTKLPPEKRGTVIITPDSYIPGLKVKSHLVWGAKIRKIKYDINELEKYKDLLDGISLDEKVDKLSLGQRERVSILTAILAKPKVILIDEAFSNINDKEDFVERTIEIMRKNSIELIFTTQDINDSQFANSHLRMEDGKLLKIF; encoded by the coding sequence GTGACAATTGAAGCTAAAATAGTAAAAAAGCTAGGCAATTTTTATCTTAATGCTCAAATCAAAGAACAAGGAATAGTATGTATTACTGGAAAAAACGGTAGTGGAAAAACTACTTTTTTGAGGAGTTTAGCAGGATTTTTGAATATCGATGAAGGTTATGTTAAAATTAACAACGTGGATGTAACAAAACTTCCACCTGAAAAACGAGGAACTGTTATAATAACTCCAGACTCTTATATTCCTGGACTTAAAGTGAAATCTCACTTAGTGTGGGGGGCCAAAATTAGGAAAATTAAATATGATATTAATGAACTTGAGAAGTATAAAGATCTATTAGACGGAATCTCATTAGATGAAAAAGTAGACAAACTGAGCCTAGGCCAAAGAGAAAGAGTTTCCATACTTACTGCTATTCTTGCTAAACCTAAGGTTATACTCATAGACGAAGCGTTCTCTAACATTAATGATAAGGAGGATTTCGTAGAAAGAACTATTGAGATAATGCGTAAAAATTCCATAGAATTGATATTTACTACTCAAGACATAAATGATTCGCAATTCGCAAATTCTCACTTACGCATGGAAGATGGAAAATTGTTAAAAATTTTTTAA
- the folE gene encoding GTP cyclohydrolase I, with protein METSISQEKLVEEIAKRVREILELLGEDPNREGLRETPERVARALIEMTSGLRSPPPKIKVFNAKDIGEDITEDKNGDQVILIRDIQFSSLCEHHLLPFIGRIHVAYVANDDGKVAGFSKIIRIVNYYSARPQIQERLVSQIADAIMNSEIKPKGVMVIGNGIHMCAYVRGVKDKEAKLVSVATRGVFKTNRALVNQVFRLLDTTHERSLRL; from the coding sequence ATGGAAACATCAATATCTCAAGAAAAATTAGTAGAAGAAATTGCAAAAAGAGTAAGAGAAATACTAGAACTTTTAGGGGAAGATCCAAACAGAGAAGGTTTAAGAGAAACGCCAGAGAGAGTTGCAAGAGCTTTAATAGAAATGACTTCTGGTCTAAGAAGTCCACCACCTAAAATAAAAGTATTTAATGCTAAAGATATAGGCGAAGATATAACTGAAGATAAAAACGGAGATCAAGTAATTCTAATTAGAGATATACAATTCTCTTCCCTTTGCGAGCATCATCTCTTACCATTTATAGGGAGGATTCATGTTGCTTATGTTGCTAACGATGATGGCAAAGTTGCCGGATTTAGCAAAATAATAAGAATAGTTAACTATTATTCAGCAAGACCTCAGATCCAAGAGAGATTAGTTTCTCAGATAGCTGATGCAATAATGAATAGCGAAATAAAACCAAAGGGAGTTATGGTAATTGGTAATGGTATTCATATGTGTGCTTATGTGAGAGGAGTAAAAGACAAGGAAGCCAAGCTAGTTTCAGTAGCAACTAGAGGAGTCTTTAAGACAAACAGGGCATTAGTTAATCAAGTATTTAGATTATTAGATACTACGCATGAAAGAAGTTTAAGATTATAA
- the glnA gene encoding type I glutamate--ammonia ligase, producing the protein MPSSPEDMLKFLKDNKIEWVDLQFTDVPGRLHHITIPASEFDENTVKTGFGKLDGSSIKGFTMIYESDMVLLPVPETMTLVPWTPGVARVITKVFWGGGKGRFERDPRFIAEEAEKYQLSQGYTSFFGPEMEFFIFDKIDLDVATPQRGTGYKIIAREAPWQNSGGFVIRYKEGYYPAPPVDQLMDVRLEAVETLVKYFGFTIEATHHEVATGGQGEIDFRFSTLADTADKVQTLKYVVKNVAAKHGMVATFMPKPMFGDNGTGMHTHFSLWTADGKKNLMYDPNDEYAEISQTGRYVIGGILHHARALSAIVSASVNSYRRLVPGFEAPVYIAWSKSNRSAIIRVPSYYKGIEKAKRIEYRAPDPSCNPYLAFAAILMAALDGINKKIDPGDPVDENIYHLTPEKRKQLGIKELPRSLDEALDELESDKEFLKPVFNSTILDTYIDLKREEAKTLQMYPHPMELYYYLDS; encoded by the coding sequence ATGCCATCAAGTCCAGAAGACATGTTAAAGTTCTTAAAAGATAATAAAATTGAATGGGTAGATTTACAATTCACAGATGTTCCAGGAAGATTACATCATATAACAATTCCAGCAAGCGAGTTTGATGAGAATACTGTAAAGACGGGCTTTGGAAAACTTGACGGAAGTAGCATAAAAGGTTTTACAATGATTTACGAAAGCGATATGGTGCTATTACCAGTACCAGAAACAATGACATTAGTTCCTTGGACGCCAGGAGTTGCGAGAGTTATTACTAAAGTATTCTGGGGCGGAGGAAAAGGAAGATTTGAAAGAGATCCTAGATTCATAGCAGAGGAGGCTGAAAAATACCAGTTATCACAAGGTTATACTTCCTTCTTTGGTCCAGAAATGGAATTCTTCATTTTCGATAAAATAGACCTTGATGTAGCCACCCCTCAAAGAGGAACTGGATACAAAATTATTGCTAGAGAAGCACCATGGCAAAATAGTGGAGGATTCGTAATTAGATATAAAGAAGGTTACTATCCAGCCCCACCAGTAGATCAACTAATGGATGTAAGACTGGAGGCTGTGGAAACTCTAGTTAAATATTTTGGATTCACAATTGAGGCAACTCATCATGAGGTAGCTACTGGAGGTCAAGGAGAAATAGACTTTAGATTCTCCACATTAGCAGATACTGCGGACAAAGTACAAACTCTAAAATATGTTGTAAAGAACGTAGCAGCAAAACATGGCATGGTAGCGACTTTCATGCCAAAACCGATGTTTGGAGACAATGGAACAGGAATGCATACTCATTTCAGTTTATGGACTGCTGATGGCAAAAAGAATTTAATGTACGATCCTAATGACGAATATGCTGAAATAAGTCAGACAGGGAGGTATGTAATTGGAGGAATATTACATCATGCAAGAGCATTGTCTGCGATAGTTTCTGCATCTGTTAATAGTTATAGAAGATTAGTCCCCGGATTTGAGGCACCAGTATACATTGCTTGGAGCAAATCTAATAGAAGCGCAATAATTAGAGTTCCCTCATATTATAAGGGAATAGAAAAAGCAAAGAGAATAGAATATCGTGCGCCAGATCCTTCGTGCAATCCATACTTAGCGTTCGCTGCAATATTAATGGCCGCATTGGATGGAATAAATAAGAAAATAGATCCAGGAGATCCAGTAGATGAGAATATTTATCATCTAACTCCAGAAAAGAGAAAGCAATTAGGTATCAAAGAGTTACCGAGATCATTAGATGAAGCATTAGATGAACTAGAGAGCGATAAAGAATTCTTAAAGCCGGTATTCAATTCAACAATACTTGATACATACATCGACTTAAAGAGAGAAGAAGCAAAGACTCTACAAATGTATCCGCATCCAATGGAGTTATACTATTATCTAGATTCTTAA